ATACATTCATGGAaaacaggattttactgctgtagttgttgagctggagctcattttgaacttGTAAAATTTCTTGGGTAGTTTTAATTTACAACAATATCATCTTTTTTAAACTCctattttatattcatattttttgtgtggaaaaagctttatttgtaaagtaacttgtAAAGCTGTTATATAACTGTAGTCAGGTGAAAAGTACAAGATCTCTCTCTGAGAtgtagtagaagtagaaagttgcatgaaaagaaaatactcaagtaaagtacaggtacatcaaatttgtacttaagtacagtacttgagtcaATGTACTTAGTTCAGTGTTTCTCATTGATTGATTTGTTGCAACCTGCCACACTATCAATGCTGACCACCacatattgatgtttttttttttttttttttaactttttttactatttaaaatggagCAGGGGCCTaaccctctctaacttcaagaagctcttgaaaacgcatctcttccgagaacacttcctcttataacacctctaactcctaacctctaacatgcacttcctgtgctcttcttcgtctatcccctacaatgatcttgtatagattgcactttttgttttgattgcactttttgttaactcttacttccttccctaggtatctaccccattgatgtgatatgtactgtgagctcttactagtatttattgctgctcttactagtatgttttgtcagttgtagatctgtagttgatgctctgttgatgcttgtatgttgttcctcaaatgtgagTTGCTTGGGagaaaagcgtctgccaaatgagtaaatgtaatgtaaaatcgTATTTACTTGTAGAgcttattattactactactacttcttctaacGTACGTATTCAGCATAGTGAGTGTCTGCACTAGGGATGCAGCAATTaccggatttcactattaaccgcGCTTTAAAACGTCACTGTTAATTAATCGTAACGGCTCCGCTACACCGAGTATTTCTGTTGCACGGAACGAAACTGTGGCAActtgcataaaacaaaaacaaagttacaggaGCGGTGCAACAGCTTAAGTGTCGCGCTTATCAGAGGCTACTGCACACTGGCTAAACTAATGCAGAGGGACCAAGAAGAAGTcggcagtgtgggagcatttcgggTACACCAAGTCTGACCAGGGGATTACTCAAGATGACCACCTGTTCAAACTTGCCGTTAAAAGGTTCCTGCTAAAGGAgcgaataactacattaaacttgATGTGGGATCACCACCTAGCTTTGCACGCCCAAATAAAGGAAGGCCTAATACATTATATTGAATAACATAGCAagttggtagggaattaaatataaacgtgtCACTTACAATCGATGCAGTGAGAGTCGAACTTTCGGTGCAGCGTGAACAAACCAAGCAAGTGTAACCTTTCAGACCCACCGCAACGACAGCCCCGCTGCGCTGAggcccattattttcaatggctcGGTTTGTTGCTGTGTCGAGCAATGTCGCGGTCAAAGCAGTTGAACTTCCACACAGTTCAAATCgtttcttttctgaaagggcctttgtGGAAGACGGAACGTAGTCCTCTCAAGACCTTctgtcactgaacatttaacgttacatcctgttgtcttctcctgtctgtgttgagaaaatgttgccaggtgtaaaacactaaagctgatgatacacggagaaacttttagagcaatggtgctgggttACTGTCAATGGTAATgggtaaagattactaccgtaatcccctttcATCAGCTCCATAACAAGAGCTTATAGACTTTCAGGACTATAGGCTACCAATTAACTGCAATTCAGTTAACACTGCACTCAATTTCTTTCTATCAATTTCACTAAAACACATGtatggatgagagttgatgacagtgaggctgatgatacacggggcaactttttgagcaatgttgctgggcaatcttggcGATCTTAACCTTAGTATTTTTTATACAGCgctgctcattcatcatttacctgactggaatttccttaatgaatgataaagtgctggaattctcctacagcccattacattcgATTTTAAATAAGAAGACTATATTTATTAAGCATATatagatcaaatataagacacagtttactcatgatcctgtgattgtaaagtcacagtcccACCCAGTAGTTTAGcctattaatgtatttttttgcagtggaataTGTGTCTACGGTTAAACTATAGTTTCGGACGTACTCGGAAGTATTCCTGCGAGCCGCCTGCCTGCAGTTATATTCGGCGTGTcggaaatgattaaaccagagcatgtaaataaacgtgagctgaagaAGAATCTAACATGGCgtcctgtagctcctctttgtgtgacgttgtagatgtgaaacgtAGTCGGAACTGTAACGGCTCTGGTtgtagttataacgttagttaaattaaatctcaaagttgcaagtCCTCGTTGTAGagagtcatgtagtattagatgcatccgacagcagctcactgtataCGGTAGGGTTGATGCCATCAGCGACATCACGacgttgagccggcatcgtgattttaaattttcacattataccaccctgtgaaagcagctttTAATGCCCACCaacatcatcattattgtttttaagtatgctttgcacagTCTGCCTctgaattctcttctccccacactctgacacactcacacacacctacacctcaggtaaacaccccggcttgccccgcctctctctgtctctctcgcccCGTCTGCtctattttctccatcagcagtatgttttataaagtcacctaaaagactgagaactcgtcttttttccgtaCATTTCCACCCgggatccgttatcacggcagcaggtgagccgcacgtCGGCTTAATAATGACGCGGCCTGTCAAACAagtgaaaccaacatctgcactttcactgtttacctttacctggtccgtgtgtaaaatatccaccacgaCTTGTGACGTAACTTAATAGTCTACCTTTTTTTCGTGCACCCGAATCTGGAGAGGTTGGGGACATCTCTCCTTTCAACATCACTAAAGTATTAAACAAGATGGCCCAGTAAACTGTTGTTGGTAAGATATTGTCCTTTTGTTTGCCTAACAGACATTTATAATTTTCTAAGCTAATCCCCCCCCTCAGAGCAATCAGACATGAGGAACCTCAGACAGCAGAGTTTCAGCACTGAGGTCAGACGTAAATTAACTGATGCTGTTATACTATTCATTTTACTTACTAAGATAAGTTGATTAATATAATTCAGTAATTTAAACAATGTTATGTCAATTTTCCCCTGTGGTATTGAAAATGGTattgaatttaaatatttttcaatgtATTGTGTCAAAGTTAGAAATTCCAGTATCGTGACACTAGTGTACATTTTCACTGGTCTCACAATTCGATTCCATGATGCATCACCACCTCAATATTGTATTACTGCACATGGTTTTCATGAACAAATTCAAGCActcagatactgtatatatgaacTTTTTAACGCTTCTTGAATGTAGCAAAGTCTGAACACAGTAGACAACAGGAGTATTTACAGCAGTTAATCCTAAAATGGTATCAAACTCGCAAAGAAGTTCATAGTGGAGTGTACttcttcataaaaaaaataaaacaattcaaatgtCAACATAAATGtctaaacattaaattaaattgtaaaCCAAAATAAATAGTAGAAGCCAAGCTTATGACGTATATTATGTGTGAAAACGTTCATCCTCAcgaaacaaaacataaatacatatgcAGTGCAATAAATTACAGGTGTACTGTAACCTGTTAGCATCCCTAAAACAGAGCGCTTCCTGCCTGGCAAACATCACAATGAATCTGGAACAAAACCATTACGACAAGTAGCATTAAACTACCAAAGGTGGAAAGAATACTAAACTAttgtacttaaataaaagtactgtAACATTGATGAATttttacttaaaggttcagtgtgtaagttttagtgacatctagtggtgagttgtgaattgcacccccctcccctatccaagcgagcAGTATTGCTActgtgcctgagacaggacaggaaatcaggtttctttagatggatatattaagaaattatatttaatacttaattattcagtaaaaccatgttttaaaaaatattattcttaCTTGTTCGTTAATAAACAACAGcgacatgaagaaatgaagtgctacatgatgtgtcatactcctgtaatccattattttacatcttgggagggttggctcatctggactaacacaccaaagtaaatgaagaaattctcaaacactatcacatttagttcatcaagtatgaccactgacagataccaggacaatgtgagcctcactgtttctgcaccatctgcagtccattataaaccacataatacatgaagtttacgaaggcattagctggtgaagatcaaggctcctctctctctttgtttaattagataagcaatctgcaaatcttaccaaaatgtctttttaagtttttaaaatacANNNNNNNNNNNNNNNNNNNNNNNNNNNNNNNNNNNNNNNNNNNNNNNNNNNNNNNNNNNNNNNNNNNNNNNNNNNNNNNNNNNNNNNNNNNNNNNNNNNNttctcccatgctctaacacacagtaacgatgaaatgtgtgctgttctcacattcttcctctgtatgtacacataaacaacaaggcagggaaatataaaaggaatttattttattgtttgggtacattattgttcagtgtacatgctcacatctgaaacaaactttacgtgcttgataactctcccaccccgcagacatctacacgtcaataccgatttatattcatagcggcaagtgctatgtagctccacataggggacacaggaagtgacatataacaccttcatgcggcgtcataaccgcgtagcaaattcacagccgcaccggcagagctccagaatatgcaactcggccggctcacacgcggacgcgcttacaagtgcgagggcccgcccaacgctgcttgcagctttaattatgaCATTGTTTTTCATAATTACAAGacgaattaaagctgcaagcagcgttgggcgggccctcgcacgtgtagcgtATCGAGGTGTGAGGCGGGGCATTTCAGATTCTGgcgctctgccggtgcggctgtgaatttgccaagCAGTTTGGACGCTGCACAAATGTGTTAATCATCTCTTCCTGTGCCCCCTTTGGCGCTACATAGCAATTGGTGCTATGACTAGAActaaatattggcatgtagatgtgttcggggagggactgttatcaagcacgtaaagtttggtgcagatgtccGCATGTAGACTGAACTTAGAACAACTTCCTCAGTCATCGATTTTTGAATGCCACGCCACGGGCACGCCATTACAtgaaaactcaccatttgtacaactttttTCAACGGGTTTAGAGTAGACAGCGACAACTTGAAGTTGGTAAGgaggagtttttttttgtttgttttttttttaatgtatggAGCCTgaaaatcatccaaaaatgatcataaaatttaaaatggccgacttcctgttgtttttagggcatcactccaagaggcttttttgtacatctggacatgatacatgtgccacagaaatttcatacatgtaggtaaaacgtgcggcgggggctgcttcgttaaaggtcacttcctcttgccagcaggtggcgctatgactgtgggtgaatatcagcatgtacatgtgttcagggcgggactctcatcctacatgtacactttggtccagatgtgagcatgtacactgaagttacaacttcctgtgtcatggcgaagagttgatctttgacgccataccacggacacgcccattgacgaaaactcacagatagcacaacttttcatcttcaatgcctttagaaggcacagcagaaatttgaggtcggtcggactaaatccctaggaggagttcgttaaagtacgaagtgtgtaaatcatccaaaatttgatgtaaaattcaaaatggccgacttcctgttggttttagggcatcgctccaagaggctgtgtcggcatgtacatttgttcagggtgggactcttaATAAACGTGTAAGATTTGGTagagatctgagcatgtacaatcaagttacaacaacttcctgtgtcatggcaaagaATGGAACACCGCCACGCCACCCCCACGCCATTAACTGCAAACTGACTGAATTACCAGATATGGTgtctacattttattttattttttttctttggtgaatgcaaCGCAGTTCTGTACAGAGTCTGACTAAGAATTCAGAATCAACAACAAACCTAGTTCAGTTTGACTCTATCAAAAACGACTGTTATTCCATAGTCAGATGATAATTGTGACTTTTCCTGTTGATttcaagtttgtttgtgtgtctattttCAGGCCTGGTTGGTTCAGCCTATCACATAGTGGCATTCCAGCCTGATTCTGCATTGGCAGCACTACAGAGGGCCACCAATACAACTGTTACCATGGGTAAATATTGATATTATCATTCAAAAATACACTGTCACGCTACACGTGCCATTATTCAAATGTAAACAAGATTGCAACTTGGAGATTGATTGACAGACCATTTGGACAAACACTTAACATCAAATAAATCTGTTATTAACACTTTCTAATACTTTAAAGTAGAGCCCGACCAGCATTTATGCATTTGAATGGGCATCTGCGTTTATAAAAGCagatatgactattaaaaagaaacagagagacggagccttcactcatgtcatgggtgttgcaTTGTTTGCCtaccagagggcgctctgcagctTCCCTCTTAACaacactgcctcaccacaaaaaccacagaagaaaacaatcagctgaccggagTCTACAGGAGTCTACCGGAGCATgtagaaacacacagagggCAGTGAGCCGCCTGTCTGCGGTTACAGTCGACGTGTCGGAAATGATTGAACTGAAAagataaatgattaaaatggAAAGAGTggacatataaataaattgagCTGAATAAGtatctaacacggcttcctgccagacaaagttatctagctcctctttcacaTGTGAAACGTTGTAGTtatagttaaatgaaatctcaaagttgcaagtACTCGTAGACATGTTGTATTACATGCATTCTGGTTAGAATTTAAGAGTGCTGCTAAAGAGATAAACTACATGTGAATATGCTTGAAAGTAGTCGGTTTACACATgactgaaaaagttgcaccttctagcagcaaatatttgttgatgtgcaattgtttacatgttaagtTGTTAAGACTATAATCTGTTTGATTAATCTagtccatttaggaaaaggttttatagcccacgtACAGAACCGCTTTCAATATCAGCCTGTTCTAAAtgtagtttatacaggaaaggagtctactatccaaatcatttcAAAATCATCATATCGGCTCATAAATCAGCTCTTTCACTTTAATGTCGGCATCAGCatccaaaaacccatatcggttgGGCTCTTCTTTAAAGGTTTGTTTACCTCACTAAACTCTGTAAATAAGTGGAACAGGTCCATTTTTCCAATTACAATCTGCTGATAGCAGTGTCTGTGTTGTACCAGCCTCCATGGGAGCCATCTTCGGCATGGCGACGTGTCTCAGTGCTCAGGCTCGTGAAACCCCAGATGACCCACTGAATTACTTCATCGGGGGCTGTGCCTCTGGGCTCTTCTTGGGAGCCAGAAGTAAGTATCAGCCCTGGCAGAGGAGTATTGTGGCTCAGCTGCACGATAGTATTgccataatttattttttcttttttttttttcttttttttttttgcaaatgacTTCATTAATGATAAATTAAGTAATTTGGTGTAGTAATGCATAGTAAGTGTATCTGTGGATCTCACCTGTGGACTGAGTGAGCTAGCTGCTGGTTGCTTTTCAGAGTTACACAACACCGGCAAGAAAATTCATTCCTGCAGCTTGAAGGTGTCTTTTTCACACGTTTGTCTTTACGTCTTACATCGTGTCCTAACTGAATGCAATGCCAAGACAAAATTAGTTCGACTGCgttgtttttttattggaaTATCCTAACTGGCTGCAGCTACGCTGTGGCGATCACCCAaaattctaatttaataaaacattttatagtatAGTTTTCACTCCTCTTCACACACCCCCTCTTTCAACCAGTAATATGGCTCGGATTTACCCGCTGTTGAGAGGTGTAGCCCGTTTCCTTTCTTAATGAGAAGTCTTGTGAGGCAGTATGGGGTCTGAAGCTGGCTTCTTAGGGGCAGGGGAGAGACCAGTTCTTCATTTCGTTTGCCTACCGTGGCAACTGAGCCTCGCAAAAGTCTGCATGCAGCCAGCGTGTAATTGACATACGCGATTCAGTGCGTTTCGTTTGGCCGTTCTTACTATTTCTCTTTCCCTTCTGAgcttgctttttttatttttttttgtgaattcaGTACTGTTTTGGTTACTACATTTTAAGTGTCATGGAAATCCTGAAGTGGACTATTTTGGGTTTTGCATTGTACTGACCACTGGGGAATACCGGACTAgagtttcttgttttcattgcaaATTGGACTATATCGTGTGGAATGGGACTGGTTTATAATGCTGTCTCCTTTGGCTTGAATATAACATAAGAAGAAAATGACTTTGTggttgcatttctttttttccctctgcttttTAAGAAAAAGTGAATCAGTTTGTGTTGTGATTAACAAATGGAGAGGTACTGTTTATAAAGACCTGTATCCTTTTTGTgagattttaaacaaatattgaacATGGTCAAACCGAAATGAGGTGTTATCTAGGTAGTGGCTTGGTAGCTGAGATCATCAGGGAAGGTTCTGGTAGGAAAGGAGAAACTacttgcaaaataaaaactacttGCTGTTGGCTAAATGGAATTTCCAGTATAGAAACATCAAAATATCCCAATATAAAACATATGTTTTCTATTTAAAAAGTAGAAACGTTGGAAGATCGCAAGTATTcactaggggtgggagaaataatCGATTCTtggatgcatcgcgatgcggacttggaagattatgaatcgattaacaaatgtctaaaaatcgatatttaaatgttaattgataacgttaACGGTAATAATGTTGACGGGATGCAAAAGGTGGAACTTGCGGaagtgcagcgcccggaccgtcTATGGAACGCACACAGCAG
This genomic window from Micropterus dolomieu isolate WLL.071019.BEF.003 ecotype Adirondacks linkage group LG05, ASM2129224v1, whole genome shotgun sequence contains:
- the ndufa11 gene encoding NADH dehydrogenase [ubiquinone] 1 alpha subcomplex subunit 11 — translated: MGYWDLPEGTDCVEKTWITTKLGTALGLVGSAYHIVAFQPDSALAALQRATNTTVTMASMGAIFGMATCLSAQARETPDDPLNYFIGGCASGLFLGARTHSAMTGTSACLGLGTLAFFTKVGKMEGWKLAGPPKL